In Aliarcobacter faecis, a genomic segment contains:
- a CDS encoding benzoate/H(+) symporter BenE family transporter, with protein MDKKVSNILPPIIAGLISVIVNYGGTFILIFQAAKIAGLSPEQTASWVWSISIGVGITGILLSWHTKEPIITAWSTPAAAFLITALVTIPYNEAIGAYLLSALAFIILGVTGYFEKLIKLIPISIASGLLAGILLQFGISAFLNMTIDPLLAVSMFFVYLLAKKFSARYAIVNVLIFGFIFLLLQSQIDFTNFELKLAFPIFTEPAFSLNATLSVALPLFLITLTGQYMPGLLILKNDGFKTNAKPILAITGLGSLLMAPFGSHAFNLAAITAAICTGKESCENPSKRYIAGIAAGIFYIIVGIFGVTLAALFSAFPTAFISTLAGLALISTIAGSLSNAISDSSTREAAMITFLATAANINMFGIGGAFWGLVLGLIAYFVLNYKLKKG; from the coding sequence ATGGATAAGAAAGTATCAAATATTTTACCACCAATAATAGCGGGATTAATCTCGGTTATTGTTAATTATGGTGGTACCTTTATTTTAATCTTTCAAGCTGCAAAAATTGCTGGACTAAGTCCCGAACAAACTGCTTCTTGGGTTTGGTCTATCTCTATTGGAGTTGGGATTACTGGAATATTACTTAGTTGGCACACAAAAGAGCCAATTATAACTGCTTGGAGTACACCAGCTGCTGCATTTTTAATAACTGCTCTTGTAACAATTCCTTACAATGAAGCAATAGGTGCTTATTTACTATCAGCTCTTGCATTTATTATATTAGGAGTTACTGGATATTTTGAAAAATTAATTAAATTAATTCCTATTAGTATAGCTTCTGGTCTACTAGCAGGTATTTTATTGCAGTTTGGTATCTCTGCTTTTTTAAATATGACAATTGACCCATTATTGGCAGTTTCAATGTTCTTCGTCTACCTTCTAGCAAAGAAATTTTCTGCAAGATATGCTATTGTAAATGTTTTGATTTTTGGATTTATCTTTTTACTTCTTCAATCACAAATTGATTTTACAAATTTTGAGTTAAAATTAGCATTTCCAATTTTTACTGAACCTGCTTTCTCATTAAATGCAACTTTAAGTGTTGCTTTACCACTATTTTTAATCACACTAACTGGACAATATATGCCTGGTTTATTAATACTTAAAAATGATGGATTTAAAACTAATGCAAAACCTATTCTTGCAATTACTGGTTTAGGTTCACTTTTGATGGCACCTTTTGGATCTCATGCTTTTAATCTCGCAGCTATAACTGCAGCTATTTGTACAGGAAAAGAGTCTTGTGAAAATCCATCAAAAAGATATATTGCTGGTATTGCAGCGGGAATATTTTATATTATAGTTGGTATATTTGGAGTTACACTTGCAGCTTTATTTTCAGCTTTTCCAACAGCATTTATTAGTACATTAGCTGGACTTGCCCTAATAAGTACAATAGCTGGAAGCCTTTCAAATGCAATAAGTGATAGCAGTACTAGAGAAGCTGCTATGATTACATTTTTAGCAACTGCTGCAAATATAAATATGTTTGGTATTGGTGGAGCATTTTGGGGATTAGTTTTAGGATTGATTGCTTATTTTGTATTAAATTATAAATTAAAAAAAGGTTAA
- a CDS encoding MOSC domain-containing protein has product MATKISTVLYLKVGVVTTTKVGNQKRKELVSGIKKYPVSKSYLTKTGFSNDFQADLLHHGGENKALFLFSKLTYEKINLHFGNIFDMSNMAYFGENLILDEICEKDICIGDILNIGQTQVQITQPRQPCYKLSINTNQQEMTKFIFESGFTGFYAKVLKEGEIAKNDEVFLESRKNFNLTIEKLNQLILNPMIDENLTLEALNCKDLGYQFKNSLEKRYELGNKDEQFLAYHT; this is encoded by the coding sequence ATGGCTACAAAAATATCAACAGTTTTATATTTAAAAGTTGGAGTGGTTACAACAACAAAAGTTGGAAACCAAAAGAGAAAAGAGTTGGTTTCTGGTATAAAAAAATATCCAGTTTCAAAATCTTATCTTACAAAAACTGGTTTTTCTAATGATTTCCAAGCTGATTTACTTCATCATGGTGGAGAGAATAAGGCACTATTTTTATTTTCAAAACTAACTTATGAGAAGATAAATTTACATTTTGGAAATATTTTTGATATGTCAAATATGGCATATTTTGGTGAGAATCTAATCCTTGATGAAATTTGTGAAAAAGATATTTGTATAGGAGATATTTTAAATATTGGGCAAACTCAAGTGCAAATAACTCAACCAAGGCAACCTTGTTATAAATTAAGTATCAATACAAATCAACAAGAGATGACCAAATTTATTTTTGAGAGTGGATTTACAGGATTTTATGCAAAAGTTTTAAAAGAGGGTGAAATAGCAAAGAATGATGAAGTTTTTTTAGAAAGTAGGAAAAATTTTAACTTAACTATTGAAAAATTAAATCAATTAATATTAAATCCAATGATTGATGAGAATTTAACTTTGGAAGCTTTAAACTGTAAAGATTTAGGTTATCAATTTAAGAACTCTTTAGAAAAAAGATATGAACTTGGCAATAAAGATGAGCAGTTTTTAGCTTATCATACTTAA
- a CDS encoding aminotransferase class III-fold pyridoxal phosphate-dependent enzyme → MKTDEYILPLYNRLDIAFIKGKKSILYDENRKDYIDFASGVGVNSLGYANKKIVKTIKKQAKKVVHTSNIYHIRPQEKCAKKIVELSNYDMQCFFCNSGAEANESAIKLARKYGNIAFNTPKYKIITIKNSFHGRTIATLKATAQEDKHKYFAPYPDGFIYANDINEAISMIDDTTVAVMLELVLGEGGIFMQDIFEVQKLEKILKEKKLLLIIDEVQTGVYRSGNFLISQYFGIKPEVVTLAKGLASGIPIGVMMTNLKNVFSFGDHGSTFGGNHLSTAVCNKVLEILEEYQNSGKLDENISYFNSCLQYFVEKYPKIFLQKNGFGFMQGLVLKDEKNLNDIVNFALEKGVLVLKSGKNIIRFLPPIIISKKEIKEGFQRFEDAILNLSYIKKEII, encoded by the coding sequence ATGAAAACAGATGAATATATATTACCTTTATATAATCGATTGGATATAGCATTTATAAAGGGTAAAAAATCTATTTTATATGATGAAAATAGAAAAGATTATATAGATTTTGCTTCAGGAGTTGGAGTAAATAGTCTTGGTTATGCAAATAAAAAGATAGTAAAAACTATAAAAAAACAAGCAAAAAAAGTTGTACACACTTCAAATATCTATCATATAAGACCACAAGAGAAGTGTGCTAAAAAGATAGTAGAATTAAGTAATTATGATATGCAGTGCTTCTTTTGTAATAGTGGAGCAGAAGCAAATGAGAGTGCTATAAAACTTGCTAGAAAGTATGGAAATATAGCATTTAATACTCCTAAATATAAGATTATTACTATAAAAAACTCTTTTCATGGAAGAACAATTGCGACCCTAAAAGCAACAGCTCAAGAGGATAAACACAAATATTTTGCTCCATATCCTGATGGTTTTATTTATGCAAATGATATAAATGAAGCTATTTCTATGATAGATGATACTACTGTTGCAGTTATGCTAGAGCTAGTTTTAGGTGAGGGTGGTATTTTTATGCAAGATATTTTTGAAGTACAAAAGCTAGAAAAAATCTTAAAAGAGAAAAAACTACTTTTAATAATAGATGAAGTTCAAACAGGAGTTTATAGAAGTGGAAATTTTCTAATTTCTCAATATTTTGGAATAAAGCCAGAGGTTGTAACTTTAGCAAAAGGATTAGCAAGTGGTATTCCAATAGGTGTTATGATGACAAATTTGAAAAATGTTTTCTCTTTTGGTGATCATGGTTCAACTTTTGGTGGAAATCATCTATCAACAGCAGTTTGTAATAAGGTCTTAGAAATTTTAGAAGAATATCAAAATAGTGGAAAACTTGATGAGAATATAAGCTATTTCAATAGTTGTTTACAATATTTTGTAGAAAAATATCCAAAAATCTTTTTACAAAAAAATGGTTTTGGATTTATGCAAGGGCTTGTTTTAAAAGATGAAAAGAATTTAAATGATATAGTGAATTTTGCACTAGAAAAAGGTGTTTTAGTTTTGAAATCTGGAAAAAATATTATTAGATTTTTGCCACCAATTATTATTTCAAAAAAAGAGATAAAAGAAGGTTTTCAAAGATTTGAAGATGCGATTTTAAACTTATCTTATATAAAAAAGGAGATAATTTGA
- a CDS encoding pyridoxamine 5'-phosphate oxidase family protein: MRRVEFDVKDEKSINEVLGICEYGTLSLISNNKPYCAALNFVYFEGSIYFHGSNEGKKIDTIKENPNGAFLVVQPYSTIPSHFFDTIAACPATQFFASVFLEGTLSFVENGDRKALVLNALMQKLQKEGGYEEIVYDKAMYTKMIDKVTVIQLKPQNISCKIKVGQNLNDEKREKLLEKLENRASKVDKQTVKQMKFYNK, from the coding sequence TTGAGAAGAGTAGAATTTGATGTAAAAGATGAAAAAAGTATAAATGAAGTTTTAGGAATTTGTGAATATGGAACTTTAAGCCTTATAAGTAACAATAAACCATATTGTGCAGCTTTAAATTTTGTCTATTTTGAAGGTTCTATTTATTTTCATGGAAGTAATGAGGGTAAAAAAATAGATACTATAAAAGAGAATCCAAATGGTGCTTTTTTAGTAGTTCAACCATATTCTACTATTCCATCTCATTTTTTTGATACGATTGCTGCTTGTCCTGCAACACAATTTTTTGCTTCAGTTTTTCTTGAAGGAACTTTAAGTTTTGTAGAAAATGGAGATAGAAAAGCTCTAGTTTTAAATGCTTTGATGCAAAAACTACAAAAAGAGGGTGGTTATGAAGAAATAGTTTATGATAAAGCAATGTATACAAAAATGATAGATAAAGTTACTGTAATTCAGTTAAAACCACAAAATATATCTTGTAAAATTAAAGTTGGACAAAACTTAAATGATGAAAAGAGAGAAAAACTTTTAGAAAAGCTTGAAAATAGGGCTTCAAAAGTAGATAAGCAAACTGTAAAACAGATGAAGTTTTACAATAAATAG
- a CDS encoding isochorismatase family protein, producing the protein MTKIVLLTLLLVINLYSKENKMQEIDIKNSALLLIEYQNEWLDEKSKLYSFMKDKKQFEESIKNSKEALEYARKIGMKVVHIPLVLSDDYKEFGNGQYGLRAVIPQVKTWKGENKDFHKDFIPKDDEFVITGRLGASGFAGSNLDTVLRNNDIKTLYMMGFATNVCVESTFREAHDKGYNGIVISDATSSFTKEEKEFFLKNIVHHFGENISIKEFLNTKVNIDKKEIVKGFYKALGEKDIQKALSFVNENIEYLAVKDSSPTLPELYGKYQGKKELMNFFSHLNEYYKTLNFDIQTIGEDESKVFVKGYLKYEILKNKEIYDTDFMAFIEIEDGLIKKYQFFKDTALLEYSYKKE; encoded by the coding sequence ATGACAAAAATAGTTCTACTAACACTATTATTAGTGATAAATCTATATTCAAAGGAGAATAAAATGCAAGAGATAGATATAAAAAATTCAGCTTTATTGCTAATAGAGTACCAAAATGAGTGGCTAGATGAAAAATCTAAACTATACAGTTTTATGAAAGATAAAAAACAGTTTGAAGAGTCAATAAAAAACTCTAAAGAGGCTTTAGAGTATGCAAGAAAAATAGGTATGAAGGTAGTTCATATACCTTTGGTTTTAAGCGATGATTATAAAGAGTTTGGAAATGGGCAATATGGCTTAAGAGCAGTTATTCCTCAAGTTAAGACTTGGAAAGGAGAAAACAAAGATTTTCATAAAGATTTTATACCAAAAGATGATGAATTTGTTATAACTGGAAGATTAGGAGCTAGTGGATTTGCTGGTTCAAATTTGGATACTGTTTTAAGAAATAATGATATAAAAACTCTATATATGATGGGATTTGCTACAAATGTTTGTGTAGAATCAACTTTTAGAGAAGCTCATGACAAAGGCTATAATGGAATAGTGATAAGTGATGCAACAAGTAGTTTTACAAAAGAAGAAAAAGAGTTCTTTCTCAAAAATATTGTCCATCATTTTGGAGAGAATATCTCTATAAAAGAGTTCTTAAATACTAAAGTGAATATCGATAAAAAAGAGATTGTAAAAGGGTTTTATAAAGCTTTGGGAGAAAAAGATATACAAAAGGCTTTAAGTTTTGTAAATGAAAATATAGAGTATTTAGCTGTAAAAGATTCTAGTCCTACTTTACCAGAGCTATATGGAAAATATCAAGGTAAAAAAGAGCTAATGAACTTTTTTTCTCATCTAAATGAGTATTATAAAACTTTGAATTTTGATATTCAAACTATTGGAGAAGATGAAAGTAAAGTTTTTGTAAAAGGTTACCTAAAATATGAGATATTGAAAAACAAAGAGATTTATGATACTGATTTTATGGCTTTTATAGAGATTGAAGATGGTTTGATTAAAAAATATCAGTTTTTTAAAGATACTGCACTTTTGGAATATTCATATAAAAAAGAGTAG
- a CDS encoding MerR family transcriptional regulator: MFEELFDPNLVSKLLVTIGDVSEVTQIPQRKLRYWEDKGIIQSSCQKDGTTRKYDYINIKKILLIKELMDEGFTLEASVKKVEERVEKLQNAFNKLKEKQE; encoded by the coding sequence ATGTTTGAAGAGTTGTTTGATCCAAATTTAGTATCAAAACTACTGGTAACCATTGGTGATGTTTCAGAAGTTACACAAATTCCACAAAGAAAACTTAGATATTGGGAAGATAAAGGAATTATCCAATCATCTTGCCAAAAAGATGGAACTACAAGAAAATATGACTATATAAATATTAAAAAAATACTTTTGATTAAAGAGCTTATGGATGAGGGGTTTACTCTTGAAGCTTCAGTTAAAAAAGTAGAAGAACGAGTAGAAAAATTACAAAATGCTTTTAATAAGCTAAAAGAGAAGCAAGAGTAA
- a CDS encoding YcaO-like family protein encodes MNLLSKDAPLEISIAKMKKILDDFGYKIKLSKEKHPVKNTFSINLSFEGANNFIFSNGKGSLLNSCLASAYGEFIERLQTNLYFNDFYLEDRKFFSDQKEFDLNEDFLGGELKKYYRMEGLEKEDFLDFNSDNFEKIVSLPFINQTSQKVVYFPTSILSNLYASNGLSTGNTKDEAKVQALCEIFERYVKLKVIKEGLALPEFPKEILKNFPKIIEDIKTLEENGFKLKVYDASLGGLYPVTAIAFINPKNNTLFLSFGSHPILEVSIERTLTELLQGREIDELDSFERPTFDLLEISSSSNLESHFVDSNAKVALQFLSTKKSFSYTPWKFNIENSSEQFIFLKEILDRENRTIYLREYDYLGFYSCHMIVPNFSEIYPLEDMIYNNKNQGKLIRNFILNKDDYDLEELLDELNGFDDSVNVGAFIGVIFKKDFSLFEFKADILIKLKEYEEAIFYLEQSNKPFNYILAQVLRVYEENLDLEDYLEALYEVFGKDEIEKAINIVQGKSSLINLEFADEYKNILALFDSKIGMI; translated from the coding sequence ATGAACCTACTATCAAAAGATGCTCCACTAGAAATCTCAATAGCAAAAATGAAGAAAATACTAGATGATTTTGGATATAAAATAAAACTCTCAAAAGAGAAACATCCTGTAAAAAATACATTTTCTATAAATTTAAGTTTTGAAGGAGCAAACAATTTTATCTTTTCAAATGGAAAAGGAAGCCTTTTAAACTCTTGTTTAGCAAGTGCTTATGGTGAATTTATCGAAAGATTACAAACAAATCTATACTTTAATGATTTCTATTTAGAAGATAGAAAGTTTTTCTCTGATCAAAAAGAGTTTGATTTAAATGAAGATTTTTTAGGTGGTGAACTTAAAAAATATTATCGTATGGAAGGTCTTGAAAAAGAGGATTTCTTAGATTTTAATTCAGATAATTTTGAAAAGATAGTCTCTCTTCCTTTTATAAATCAGACTTCTCAAAAAGTTGTATATTTTCCAACAAGTATTTTATCAAATCTATATGCTAGCAATGGTTTATCAACAGGAAATACAAAAGATGAGGCAAAAGTTCAAGCCTTATGTGAAATTTTTGAAAGATATGTAAAACTAAAAGTAATAAAAGAGGGACTTGCTCTTCCAGAATTTCCAAAAGAGATATTAAAGAATTTTCCAAAAATAATTGAAGATATAAAGACTTTAGAGGAAAATGGCTTTAAACTAAAAGTTTATGATGCCTCTTTAGGTGGACTTTATCCAGTAACTGCAATAGCTTTTATAAATCCAAAAAACAATACACTATTTTTATCTTTTGGAAGCCATCCTATTTTAGAAGTTAGTATAGAAAGAACTTTAACTGAACTTTTACAAGGACGAGAAATAGATGAACTAGATAGTTTTGAAAGACCAACTTTTGACCTACTAGAGATTAGTTCATCATCAAATTTAGAATCACATTTTGTAGATTCAAATGCTAAAGTAGCTCTTCAATTTTTAAGTACAAAAAAATCATTTTCATATACTCCTTGGAAATTTAATATAGAAAATAGTTCTGAACAATTTATATTTTTAAAAGAGATTTTAGATAGAGAAAATAGAACAATATATTTAAGAGAGTATGACTATTTAGGTTTTTATTCTTGTCATATGATAGTTCCAAATTTCTCTGAAATTTACCCTCTTGAAGATATGATTTACAACAATAAAAATCAAGGAAAACTAATACGAAATTTTATTTTAAATAAAGATGACTATGATTTAGAAGAGTTACTTGATGAGTTAAATGGCTTTGATGATTCTGTAAATGTTGGTGCATTTATTGGGGTTATTTTCAAAAAAGATTTCTCTTTATTTGAATTTAAAGCAGATATTTTAATAAAACTAAAAGAGTATGAAGAAGCTATATTTTATCTTGAACAATCAAACAAACCTTTTAACTATATTTTGGCACAAGTTTTAAGAGTGTATGAAGAAAATTTAGATTTAGAAGATTATTTAGAAGCTCTTTATGAAGTTTTTGGAAAAGATGAAATAGAAAAAGCTATAAATATTGTACAAGGAAAATCATCTTTGATAAACTTAGAGTTTGCAGATGAATATAAAAATATTCTAGCTCTATTTGATTCTAAAATTGGAATGATTTAA
- a CDS encoding EAL domain-containing protein: MSYQLHRDAVKNLDFAYQPIIDFKDGRTFAFEALLRNCESIDDFFDKAYNDKTLFGIDIELRKKAMSKLLPFYEKNPNIFLFYNLDNRILEMDDYKSGITNAMLNCFGLDKQFVTFEISEKHQFSSIKDAEEVLNSYKNQGFSIAIDDFGTGYSGLKILYHLSPDFIKIDRFFISDIVNDNKKKLFVANVINIAHQINIKVIAEGIETLEEYMACVEIGCDFGQGYFIQRPTQNIDDLRNFYLIDYKKNLDSKITDFNLNNVYYTSNNYLELIDKYIIASATNAKGKITSVSEAFCYLSGYERYELLGQSHNIVKNPQNSKKFFSNLWKTIKNGKIWSGEISNRKKDGTIYWIYATIIPNYCNNGELLGFTSLGQNITEKKYLESVMIKD, encoded by the coding sequence ATGTCTTATCAGTTACATAGAGATGCTGTTAAAAATTTGGATTTTGCATATCAACCTATAATTGATTTTAAAGATGGTAGAACATTTGCATTTGAAGCATTACTTAGAAATTGTGAGAGTATAGATGATTTTTTTGATAAAGCTTATAATGATAAAACTCTATTTGGTATTGATATAGAACTAAGAAAAAAAGCTATGTCTAAACTTTTACCATTTTATGAAAAGAATCCAAATATCTTTCTATTTTATAATCTTGATAACCGAATTTTGGAAATGGATGATTACAAATCAGGAATTACAAATGCAATGCTTAATTGTTTTGGACTAGATAAACAATTTGTTACTTTTGAGATTTCTGAAAAACATCAATTTAGTTCAATAAAAGATGCTGAAGAAGTTTTAAATTCATACAAAAATCAAGGCTTTAGTATAGCAATTGACGATTTTGGAACAGGCTACTCAGGTTTAAAAATACTTTATCATCTATCTCCTGATTTTATAAAAATTGATAGATTCTTTATTTCAGATATTGTAAATGACAATAAAAAGAAATTGTTTGTTGCAAATGTTATAAATATAGCACATCAAATTAATATAAAAGTTATTGCTGAAGGTATAGAAACTTTGGAAGAGTATATGGCTTGTGTGGAAATAGGTTGTGACTTTGGACAAGGTTATTTTATACAAAGACCAACACAAAATATAGATGATTTAAGAAATTTTTATTTGATTGACTATAAGAAGAATCTTGATTCAAAAATTACAGATTTCAACCTAAATAATGTCTATTATACTTCAAATAACTATCTTGAACTTATAGATAAATATATAATTGCTTCTGCAACAAATGCTAAAGGAAAAATAACTAGTGTTTCGGAAGCTTTTTGTTATTTAAGTGGATATGAAAGGTATGAATTATTGGGGCAATCTCACAATATAGTTAAAAATCCACAAAATAGTAAGAAATTCTTTAGTAATCTATGGAAAACTATAAAAAATGGAAAAATATGGTCTGGTGAGATTAGTAATAGAAAAAAAGATGGTACAATTTATTGGATTTATGCAACTATAATTCCCAATTATTGTAATAATGGAGAATTACTTGGATTTACCTCTTTAGGGCAAAATATTACTGAAAAGAAATATTTAGAAAGTGTAATGATAAAAGATTAG
- a CDS encoding endonuclease III domain-containing protein encodes MNKIFNIYNKLYETYGPQGWWPFMDLKEYYHKLDYSYPKDENQIFEVCLASILTQNRSFKQVVQSLNNLKNANVLNYKKIKALPIDVLKELIKPSGYSNQKSEYILNFIKVFEKLNGKIPTREELLSIKGVGEETADSMLLYGFKQPHFKVDAYTKRLLIHNGIIDEKVKYIDIKNYFEKELQKKIKDREGLVIIYQEYHALIVCHSKLYYSKQPYGNGCFIKEL; translated from the coding sequence ATGAATAAAATATTTAATATTTATAACAAGCTTTATGAAACTTATGGTCCTCAAGGTTGGTGGCCATTTATGGATTTAAAAGAGTATTATCACAAACTTGATTATAGTTATCCAAAAGATGAGAATCAAATTTTTGAAGTCTGTTTAGCCTCTATTTTAACTCAAAATAGAAGTTTTAAACAAGTTGTTCAAAGTTTAAATAACTTAAAGAATGCTAATGTTTTAAACTACAAAAAGATAAAAGCTTTACCAATAGATGTATTAAAAGAGCTCATAAAACCATCAGGTTATAGTAACCAAAAATCAGAATATATACTAAATTTTATTAAAGTTTTTGAAAAACTAAATGGTAAAATTCCCACTCGTGAAGAACTTTTAAGTATTAAAGGAGTTGGAGAAGAAACTGCTGATAGTATGCTTTTATATGGTTTTAAACAGCCTCATTTTAAAGTAGATGCTTACACAAAAAGATTACTTATTCATAATGGAATAATAGATGAAAAAGTAAAATATATAGACATTAAAAACTATTTTGAAAAAGAGTTACAAAAAAAGATTAAAGATAGAGAAGGACTAGTTATTATTTATCAAGAGTATCACGCTTTAATAGTTTGCCACTCAAAACTTTACTATTCAAAGCAACCATATGGAAATGGGTGTTTTATAAAAGAGCTTTAA
- a CDS encoding bifunctional helix-turn-helix domain-containing protein/methylated-DNA--[protein]-cysteine S-methyltransferase, whose translation MPTSNTTYKQIEKAIKYIDENFKSHPSIDEIAKNIGMSKYHFIRVFKEYVGVTPKQFLHCVTLNYAKEHIKESKSILDSSLDIGLSSTSRLHELFVNLIGVTPKEWKEKGKDVQITYGFGQTPFGEALIGFTDKGICYLGFIDNNKKDIFQRFNELWENANLIFNQKLANEYLENIFVKNKKYPLLVKGTNLQINVWKALLNLPNGVVATYSDIANYLDKPKAVRAIASAIGQNHIGYLIPCHRVIAKSGAMSGYRWGIERKKILIAYESIKENS comes from the coding sequence ATGCCTACATCAAATACAACTTATAAGCAAATAGAAAAAGCTATAAAATATATTGATGAGAATTTCAAATCTCATCCAAGTATTGATGAAATAGCAAAAAATATAGGTATGAGTAAGTACCATTTTATAAGAGTATTTAAAGAGTATGTAGGTGTTACTCCTAAACAATTTTTGCATTGTGTAACTTTAAACTATGCAAAAGAGCATATAAAAGAGTCCAAATCCATTCTTGATAGTAGTTTGGATATTGGACTATCTAGCACTAGCAGACTTCATGAACTTTTTGTAAATTTAATAGGAGTTACTCCTAAAGAGTGGAAAGAAAAAGGTAAAGATGTACAAATCACTTATGGTTTTGGACAAACTCCTTTTGGTGAAGCACTTATAGGATTTACTGATAAAGGGATTTGTTATTTAGGTTTTATAGATAATAATAAAAAAGATATTTTCCAAAGATTTAATGAACTTTGGGAAAATGCAAATTTAATTTTTAATCAAAAATTAGCAAATGAGTATTTGGAAAATATCTTTGTAAAAAATAAAAAATATCCACTTTTAGTAAAAGGGACTAATCTTCAAATAAATGTTTGGAAAGCACTTTTAAACCTTCCAAATGGAGTAGTTGCAACATATAGTGATATAGCAAACTATTTAGATAAGCCAAAAGCTGTAAGAGCAATTGCAAGTGCAATAGGACAAAACCATATTGGGTATTTAATTCCTTGCCATAGAGTAATAGCAAAAAGTGGAGCTATGAGTGGTTATAGATGGGGAATTGAAAGAAAAAAGATTTTAATAGCTTACGAATCTATAAAAGAAAATAGCTAA
- a CDS encoding serine hydroxymethyltransferase, producing the protein MNYITNERLEEADKEVFDIVEAELARQTNHLEMIASENFTSPAVMQAMGSVFTNKYAEGYPYKRYYGGCEQADKVEQLAIDRACQIFNCKFANVQPHSGSQANGAVYAALLKAGDKILGMDLSHGGHLTHGSKPSFSGQNYSAFYYGVELDGRINYDKVEQIAKTVQPKIIVCGASAYAREIDFKRFREIADSVGAILFADIAHIAGLVAANEHPSPFPHAHVVTTTTHKTLRGPRGGMIMTNDEEIAKKVNSAIFPGLQGGPLVHVIAAKAVAFKEILDPKWKNYAVQVKANARVLGEVLIKRGYDIVSGGTDNHLVLVSFLNKPFSGKDADAALGNAGITVNKNTVPGETRSPFVTSGIRIGSPALTARGMKEKEFEFIANKICDVLDNIENTELHAKINKELEELASNFVIYSSSTY; encoded by the coding sequence ATGAACTATATAACAAACGAAAGATTAGAAGAAGCAGATAAAGAGGTATTTGATATTGTAGAAGCAGAATTAGCTAGACAAACAAATCATCTTGAAATGATTGCTAGTGAAAACTTTACAAGTCCTGCAGTTATGCAAGCTATGGGTAGTGTATTTACAAACAAATATGCTGAAGGTTATCCTTATAAAAGATATTATGGTGGTTGTGAGCAAGCTGACAAAGTTGAGCAATTAGCTATTGATAGAGCTTGTCAAATTTTTAATTGTAAATTTGCAAATGTTCAACCACATAGTGGTAGTCAAGCTAATGGTGCAGTTTATGCAGCATTACTTAAAGCTGGTGATAAAATCTTAGGTATGGATTTATCTCATGGTGGACACTTAACTCATGGAAGTAAACCAAGTTTCTCTGGTCAAAACTACTCTGCTTTTTATTATGGTGTTGAACTTGATGGAAGAATTAATTATGATAAAGTTGAGCAAATTGCAAAAACTGTTCAACCAAAAATCATTGTTTGTGGAGCTAGCGCTTATGCTAGAGAGATTGATTTTAAAAGATTTAGAGAAATAGCTGATAGTGTTGGTGCTATTTTATTTGCTGATATCGCTCATATTGCTGGTCTTGTTGCTGCTAATGAACATCCTAGTCCATTCCCTCATGCTCATGTTGTAACTACTACTACTCATAAGACTTTAAGAGGTCCTAGAGGTGGTATGATTATGACTAATGATGAAGAGATTGCTAAAAAAGTAAATAGTGCTATTTTCCCTGGTCTTCAAGGTGGACCACTTGTTCATGTAATTGCTGCAAAAGCTGTTGCTTTTAAAGAAATCTTAGATCCTAAATGGAAAAATTATGCTGTACAAGTAAAAGCAAATGCTAGAGTATTAGGTGAAGTATTAATCAAACGAGGATATGATATAGTAAGTGGTGGAACAGATAATCACTTAGTATTAGTAAGCTTTTTAAATAAACCATTTAGTGGAAAAGATGCAGATGCAGCACTTGGAAATGCAGGGATAACTGTAAATAAAAATACAGTTCCAGGAGAGACAAGAAGTCCATTTGTAACATCAGGAATTAGAATAGGAAGTCCTGCATTAACTGCTAGAGGAATGAAAGAGAAAGAGTTTGAGTTTATTGCAAATAAAATTTGTGATGTATTAGATAATATTGAAAATACAGAGCTTCATGCTAAAATTAATAAAGAATTAGAAGAACTTGCTAGCAATTTTGTTATTTATAGTAGTTCGACTTATTAA